One genomic segment of Natrononativus amylolyticus includes these proteins:
- a CDS encoding MOSC domain-containing protein produces MPHLESILVHPIKSLDAAAVDAAKIGENGGLEWDRRYAIVDENGGYVNGKREQRIHRLRAEFDLERETIAIRDDGSSGASPRERELSARTFHLELDRRALESYLTEFFEYPVTLVREEEGGFPDDTAAAGPTVISRGTLEAVADWFDGIDPTEMRRRLRPNLVVDGPAFWEDRLYDEPGRVVPFGTDATTLHGVNPCQRCVVPTRDPDTGEVTPDFRERFVDRREATLPEWAGDAWFDHYFRLMVNTRVPESSWGERLETGDRLTVGDPMADPSG; encoded by the coding sequence ATGCCCCACCTCGAGTCGATACTGGTTCACCCGATCAAGTCGCTCGACGCGGCTGCCGTCGACGCCGCGAAGATCGGCGAGAACGGCGGTCTCGAGTGGGACCGACGGTACGCGATCGTCGACGAGAACGGCGGGTACGTCAACGGAAAGCGCGAGCAGCGGATCCACCGCCTGCGCGCCGAGTTCGACCTCGAGCGAGAAACCATCGCGATCCGGGACGACGGCTCGTCCGGGGCTTCGCCGCGCGAGCGGGAGCTGTCGGCGCGGACGTTCCACCTCGAACTCGACCGCCGGGCGCTCGAGTCGTACCTCACCGAGTTCTTCGAGTATCCCGTGACGCTGGTTCGCGAGGAGGAAGGTGGATTTCCGGACGACACGGCGGCGGCTGGACCGACGGTTATCTCGAGGGGGACCCTCGAGGCGGTCGCCGACTGGTTCGACGGGATCGATCCAACGGAGATGCGTCGACGGCTCCGGCCCAACCTCGTCGTCGACGGCCCCGCCTTCTGGGAGGACCGACTGTACGACGAACCCGGGCGGGTCGTTCCGTTCGGGACCGACGCGACGACGCTCCACGGCGTCAACCCCTGCCAGCGCTGCGTCGTTCCGACTCGAGATCCCGACACCGGCGAGGTGACGCCCGACTTTCGCGAGCGGTTCGTCGACCGCCGCGAGGCGACGCTCCCGGAGTGGGCGGGCGACGCCTGGTTCGACCACTACTTCCGGCTGATGGTCAACACGCGGGTGCCCGAGTCGTCGTGGGGCGAGCGCCTCGAGACGGGCGATCGGCTCACTGTCGGCGACCCGATGGCCGATCCGTCGGGCTGA
- a CDS encoding NAD-dependent epimerase/dehydratase family protein, with protein sequence MSVDNSTVLVTGGTGFIGSYVVEDLVEHGHDVVAYDLSTDPRILEKLGVADDVEIRRGDVSDATDVIRAVRETGATHVVHLAALLTTTARENPRAAQQVNIEGTNNVFEAARILDDQVERVAWASSAAVYAPPTNYTANDGWVTEDDLVYPDTLYGATKEYNEHQARVYYEDHGVSHVGLRPTVAYGPYRETGGSAFLANIIEKPALGEPFSVEYGDQVIDWQYVRDIAQAFRKAAFAPDARLSRRVYNVRGTVATIREAAETVEKIVPDAEIDVSDEGELPWTQKLEMSAAKEDLNYDPEYDLETGFSEYIDVLRREAGLEPL encoded by the coding sequence ATGTCTGTCGATAACTCCACGGTACTCGTTACTGGCGGGACGGGATTCATCGGGTCGTACGTCGTCGAAGACCTCGTCGAGCACGGTCACGACGTCGTGGCGTACGATCTCTCGACCGACCCACGGATCCTCGAGAAACTCGGCGTCGCCGACGACGTCGAGATCCGCCGCGGCGACGTCTCGGACGCGACGGACGTCATCCGAGCGGTCCGCGAGACGGGGGCGACCCACGTCGTCCACCTCGCGGCGTTGCTCACGACGACCGCGCGCGAGAACCCGCGGGCGGCTCAGCAGGTCAACATCGAGGGGACGAACAACGTCTTCGAAGCGGCGCGAATCCTCGACGACCAGGTCGAACGCGTGGCGTGGGCCTCCTCGGCGGCCGTCTACGCACCCCCGACGAACTACACGGCGAACGACGGCTGGGTCACCGAGGACGACCTCGTCTACCCCGACACGCTCTACGGCGCGACCAAGGAGTACAACGAACACCAGGCGCGGGTGTACTACGAGGATCACGGCGTCTCCCACGTCGGCCTGCGTCCGACGGTCGCCTACGGCCCCTACCGCGAAACTGGCGGGTCGGCGTTTCTCGCGAACATCATCGAGAAACCCGCGCTCGGCGAGCCGTTCTCGGTGGAGTACGGCGACCAGGTGATCGACTGGCAGTACGTCCGGGACATCGCCCAGGCGTTCCGCAAGGCGGCGTTCGCCCCCGACGCCCGACTCTCCCGGCGCGTCTACAACGTCCGCGGAACGGTCGCGACCATCCGCGAGGCCGCCGAAACCGTCGAGAAGATCGTTCCCGACGCGGAGATCGACGTCAGCGACGAGGGCGAACTCCCCTGGACCCAGAAGCTCGAGATGAGCGCCGCGAAAGAGGACCTGAACTACGACCCCGAGTACGACCTCGAGACCGGGTTCAGCGAGTACATCGACGTGCTCCGCCGGGAGGCGGGTCTGGAACCGCTGTAA
- a CDS encoding cupin domain-containing protein — MYSLATRSEIEPHELEDEAPTLLPVGVELRPDEMRPSIWEYEKGEENAYHRQREQEELYVVLEGTVDVTIEREDDRDVVELRQHDCLVVPPESWRQLRAVEDSTVLVVGSPNVKDDGILEG, encoded by the coding sequence ATGTACTCGCTAGCCACACGCAGCGAGATCGAGCCGCACGAACTCGAGGACGAAGCGCCCACGCTGCTCCCGGTCGGGGTCGAGCTCAGGCCCGACGAGATGCGCCCCAGCATCTGGGAGTACGAGAAGGGCGAGGAGAACGCCTACCACCGCCAGCGGGAACAGGAGGAGCTGTACGTCGTCCTCGAGGGAACCGTCGACGTGACGATCGAACGCGAGGACGACCGCGACGTCGTCGAGCTCCGCCAGCACGACTGTCTGGTCGTCCCACCGGAGTCCTGGCGACAGCTCCGGGCCGTCGAGGATAGCACCGTGCTCGTCGTCGGCTCGCCGAACGTGAAAGACGACGGTATCCTTGAGGGGTAG
- a CDS encoding MFS transporter, which yields MSGQFRRLATFDVLLLTAAIWFLAKFLRYAFPPLFGPFQDTYGVSNTVLGLAFTAFMLVYAAMQFPSGVLADRLGSVTVITAGVVAAALAALALTVDSSFAVLVLAMVLMGAGTGAHKTVAVRLLARVYPSRTGRALGALDTFGTFGGVVAPAAVVAVAGVSYAFGASWRLVFLVAGVVGLALGAAFVLRVPDRLPDDPEVDPKTAVTGGGGLGRYARLFGEWRFTVFVLVTVLFSFTYNGLVAFAPLYLTEEGGLEATTASLLYSALFAVSLVQLVTGEVSDRIGTLPVIVCALAGASLGMVGLVSLSGSGSALALGGALVLVGLGSHGFRPVRGSYLMSAVPTEISGGGLGIVRTMLMGAGAVAPALVGYLSETAGFRPAFGLLAVSIAGATALSALLWVFDDAGT from the coding sequence ATGTCGGGACAGTTTCGCCGCCTCGCCACCTTCGACGTCCTCCTGTTGACGGCGGCGATCTGGTTTCTCGCGAAGTTCCTCCGGTACGCGTTTCCGCCGCTGTTCGGTCCGTTTCAGGACACCTACGGGGTCTCCAACACCGTTCTCGGCCTCGCGTTCACCGCGTTCATGCTCGTCTACGCGGCGATGCAGTTCCCCTCCGGCGTGCTCGCCGACAGGCTCGGCTCGGTGACGGTCATCACGGCCGGCGTCGTCGCCGCCGCGCTCGCGGCGCTCGCGCTGACCGTCGATTCGTCGTTCGCCGTCCTCGTCCTCGCGATGGTCCTCATGGGGGCGGGCACCGGTGCCCACAAGACCGTCGCCGTCCGGTTGCTCGCGCGCGTGTACCCCTCGAGGACCGGCCGCGCGCTGGGGGCGCTCGACACCTTCGGCACGTTCGGCGGCGTGGTCGCGCCCGCAGCGGTGGTCGCCGTCGCCGGCGTCTCCTACGCCTTCGGCGCCAGCTGGCGGCTGGTGTTTCTCGTCGCGGGGGTCGTCGGCCTCGCTCTCGGTGCCGCGTTCGTCCTCCGGGTCCCCGACCGGCTGCCGGACGACCCCGAAGTCGATCCGAAGACGGCCGTGACCGGGGGTGGCGGGCTGGGGCGCTACGCCCGACTCTTCGGTGAGTGGCGGTTCACCGTCTTCGTCCTCGTCACGGTGCTGTTCTCCTTTACGTACAACGGCCTCGTCGCGTTCGCGCCGCTGTACCTGACCGAGGAGGGTGGACTCGAGGCCACGACCGCGAGCTTACTGTACAGCGCGCTGTTCGCCGTCAGCCTCGTCCAGCTCGTCACCGGCGAGGTGAGCGACCGGATCGGCACGCTGCCCGTGATCGTCTGCGCGCTCGCGGGCGCCAGCCTCGGGATGGTTGGACTCGTCTCGCTGTCCGGTTCCGGATCCGCGCTCGCCCTCGGCGGCGCGCTCGTCCTCGTCGGCCTGGGCTCGCACGGCTTTCGCCCCGTCAGGGGCTCGTACCTGATGTCGGCGGTTCCGACCGAGATCTCGGGGGGCGGACTGGGGATCGTCAGGACGATGCTGATGGGCGCCGGCGCGGTCGCCCCCGCGCTCGTGGGCTACCTCTCGGAGACCGCCGGCTTCAGACCCGCGTTCGGGCTCCTCGCGGTCTCGATCGCCGGCGCGACCGCGCTGAGTGCGCTCCTGTGGGTGTTCGACGACGCCGGGACGTGA
- a CDS encoding HD domain-containing protein, giving the protein MSDTGPDYERQVREAFPELEEIEDADLREQVVEAWKLALERGGWRDIHDIPYAWNIHEVDNVEHVRGVTKIALESAAVQREFHGADPDTDAIVAACLLHDVGKCYEYVDFVDEELVDPDPTYASEEIPHSISGYALAHEVGCPLAVQRAIPHFLGEVPTRTLEAELVKSANSASSNAITQATMGITLKEWVDEYSQTTG; this is encoded by the coding sequence ATGAGTGACACCGGTCCCGACTACGAACGGCAGGTTCGGGAGGCGTTTCCCGAACTCGAGGAGATCGAGGATGCGGACCTCCGCGAGCAGGTCGTCGAGGCCTGGAAACTGGCCCTCGAGCGCGGCGGCTGGCGAGATATCCACGACATCCCCTACGCCTGGAACATCCACGAGGTGGACAACGTCGAGCACGTCCGCGGGGTGACGAAAATCGCCCTCGAGTCCGCCGCGGTCCAGCGGGAGTTCCACGGCGCCGACCCCGACACCGACGCGATCGTGGCGGCGTGTCTGCTCCACGACGTCGGCAAGTGTTACGAGTACGTCGACTTCGTCGACGAGGAACTCGTCGATCCCGACCCCACCTACGCGAGCGAGGAGATCCCCCACTCCATCTCGGGGTACGCGCTGGCCCACGAGGTCGGCTGTCCGCTCGCCGTCCAGCGGGCGATCCCCCACTTCCTGGGGGAGGTGCCGACGCGCACCCTCGAGGCCGAACTCGTCAAGAGTGCGAACTCGGCGAGTTCGAACGCGATCACCCAGGCGACGATGGGGATCACCCTCAAAGAGTGGGTCGACGAGTACTCCCAGACGACCGGGTGA
- a CDS encoding EthD domain-containing protein encodes MYKHVACLVRQDGMSHEEFVDYWQGEHTPIARDIEGVVRYQTVIPTEPEHAEFDGLAELYFESLEDLHDALGSPGSRDYDPTKEVAAKAREDVDNFLAVEERPRLIGEEIIQKDETDGDTTGLYKHSAFLVRQEGMSHEEFVDHWQNEHTPIAREIEGVVRYATVLPTDPENSEFDGVAELYFEELEALYDALGSEGSRDYDPAKGKAKEAREDVDNFLAIDERPRFIGKETLQVDRTGE; translated from the coding sequence ATGTACAAGCACGTCGCCTGTCTCGTCCGCCAGGACGGAATGAGCCACGAGGAGTTCGTCGACTACTGGCAGGGAGAGCACACCCCGATCGCCCGCGACATCGAGGGCGTGGTGCGCTACCAGACGGTGATTCCCACGGAACCGGAACACGCCGAGTTCGACGGTCTCGCCGAACTCTACTTCGAGAGCCTCGAGGACCTCCACGACGCCCTGGGCAGTCCCGGCTCCCGGGACTACGATCCGACGAAGGAGGTGGCCGCGAAGGCCCGCGAGGACGTCGACAACTTCCTTGCCGTCGAGGAACGACCCCGGCTGATCGGTGAGGAGATTATCCAGAAAGATGAGACGGACGGCGACACGACGGGGCTGTACAAGCACTCCGCGTTCCTCGTCCGCCAGGAGGGGATGAGCCACGAGGAGTTCGTCGACCACTGGCAGAACGAGCACACCCCGATCGCGCGCGAGATCGAGGGCGTGGTGCGCTACGCGACCGTCCTCCCCACGGACCCCGAGAACAGCGAGTTCGACGGCGTCGCCGAACTCTACTTCGAGGAGCTGGAGGCGCTGTACGACGCCCTCGGGAGCGAGGGCTCGCGGGACTACGATCCGGCGAAAGGCAAAGCGAAGGAGGCCCGCGAGGACGTCGACAACTTCCTCGCGATCGACGAGCGCCCGCGGTTCATCGGCAAGGAAACGCTCCAGGTCGACCGCACCGGGGAGTAG
- a CDS encoding M24 family metallopeptidase, whose translation MYERSFMEGTRGTQAVDWEERIDVKRLREERKERALERLQETDLGSMLLVSDPNIRYVTGLAMTGGSGADHYTLLTEEGDIVHWDTADHASNQRFNCPWLQDIRYACPGLGNVPRASGRDSARQFLKGKMAETVVTALEEYGVSDEKMGLDVGNAGLIGAFEERGVEVDTATVHAVMEDARKVKTRDEIECLRQVAAICEAGFQRIKNAAEPGMRESEVWGQAVDELWRQGAFVGGGYLTSGPNTWPKHQANTTDRTIRPKDLVYADMYNIGYLGYRSCYYRTFSMGEPTEAQQDAYEIARDNLYDVLEEIQPGATTDEIAEAFPDMEGEHAEFYDADEHWQMTTNHWAHGLGLQLYEVPLIWRGLSPDHPIEIEEGMTMAVETQEPAERQGVRVEEMVVVRENGVEILSQWPVEEITRIDY comes from the coding sequence ATGTACGAGCGAAGCTTCATGGAGGGAACCCGCGGCACGCAGGCCGTCGACTGGGAGGAGCGCATCGACGTCAAGCGCCTGCGCGAGGAGCGAAAAGAGCGCGCCTTAGAGCGCCTACAGGAGACAGATCTGGGCTCGATGCTGCTCGTCTCGGACCCGAACATCCGGTACGTCACCGGGCTGGCGATGACCGGCGGGAGCGGGGCGGACCACTACACCTTGCTCACGGAAGAGGGCGATATCGTTCACTGGGACACCGCCGACCACGCGAGCAATCAGCGTTTCAATTGCCCGTGGCTGCAGGACATTCGCTACGCCTGTCCCGGCCTCGGCAACGTCCCCCGCGCGTCCGGGCGCGATTCCGCCCGCCAGTTCTTGAAGGGGAAGATGGCCGAGACGGTCGTGACCGCACTCGAGGAGTACGGCGTGAGCGACGAGAAGATGGGCCTCGACGTCGGCAACGCCGGCCTGATCGGCGCGTTCGAAGAGCGCGGCGTCGAAGTCGACACGGCGACCGTCCACGCGGTGATGGAGGACGCCCGGAAGGTCAAGACGCGCGACGAGATCGAGTGCCTGCGGCAGGTGGCCGCGATCTGCGAAGCGGGCTTCCAGCGGATCAAGAACGCCGCCGAACCGGGGATGCGCGAGTCGGAGGTCTGGGGACAGGCGGTGGACGAACTCTGGCGCCAGGGGGCGTTCGTCGGCGGCGGCTACCTCACCTCCGGACCCAACACGTGGCCGAAACACCAGGCGAACACCACCGACCGGACGATCCGCCCGAAGGATCTCGTCTACGCCGACATGTACAACATCGGCTACCTGGGCTACCGGTCGTGTTACTACCGCACGTTCTCGATGGGCGAGCCCACCGAGGCCCAGCAGGACGCTTACGAGATCGCCCGGGACAACCTCTACGACGTCCTCGAGGAGATACAACCGGGCGCGACGACCGACGAGATCGCCGAGGCCTTCCCCGACATGGAGGGCGAGCACGCCGAGTTCTACGACGCCGACGAGCACTGGCAGATGACGACGAACCACTGGGCGCACGGGCTCGGCCTCCAGCTGTACGAGGTGCCGCTGATCTGGCGTGGCCTCTCACCCGATCACCCGATCGAGATCGAGGAGGGGATGACGATGGCAGTCGAGACCCAGGAGCCCGCCGAGCGCCAGGGCGTCCGCGTCGAGGAGATGGTCGTCGTCCGCGAGAACGGGGTCGAGATCCTGAGCCAGTGGCCGGTCGAGGAGATCACGCGGATCGACTACTGA
- a CDS encoding class I SAM-dependent methyltransferase — MNYRLAYAVGFHPWESAIETPAFVASIERLFDEAEVGRDPPYGSALDLGTGSGIWGVELAKRGWQVTGVDIVEKALGRARDRVDEAGVEMELVRGDVTDLRGAGVDGEYRLVLDTGTYHGLTSEQRAAMAREVDAVAGDEATVLLLAWEPKRRGPLPRGATREELEANFPGWEVTDLGRTNFTAPKPVEILMKPNEHWYRLRRE; from the coding sequence ATGAACTACCGGCTGGCGTACGCGGTGGGCTTTCACCCGTGGGAGTCGGCAATCGAGACTCCCGCGTTCGTCGCCTCCATCGAACGGCTGTTCGACGAGGCGGAAGTCGGGCGCGATCCACCGTACGGGTCGGCGCTCGACCTCGGCACCGGCAGCGGAATCTGGGGGGTCGAACTGGCCAAGCGGGGCTGGCAGGTCACGGGCGTCGACATCGTCGAGAAGGCGCTCGGGCGCGCTCGAGACCGGGTCGACGAGGCGGGCGTCGAGATGGAACTCGTCCGCGGCGACGTGACCGACCTCCGCGGGGCTGGCGTCGACGGCGAGTACCGACTCGTCCTCGATACGGGGACCTACCACGGGCTGACCAGCGAACAGCGCGCGGCGATGGCTCGGGAGGTCGACGCCGTCGCCGGAGACGAGGCGACCGTGCTCCTGCTCGCGTGGGAGCCGAAGCGACGGGGGCCGTTACCGCGGGGGGCGACTCGGGAGGAACTCGAGGCGAACTTCCCCGGCTGGGAGGTGACCGACCTCGGTCGCACGAACTTCACGGCCCCGAAACCGGTCGAGATCCTGATGAAGCCGAACGAACACTGGTATCGGCTCCGCCGGGAGTGA
- a CDS encoding LLM class flavin-dependent oxidoreductase yields the protein MQLGTGLFTCQRRPDDDRSMTEIYDEMLTLGRAIEDAGLDSAWVSEHHFAEDGYLSGTMPALGALAAETDEIELGTCIALAPLYDGVRLAEDAATVDLISGGRLTLGLAIGSNPREFDAFGVPREERVDRLADQVDLVRAAWSDGPLEYDAQFHDVSPDVSVTPKPDSEIPIMLGGAAKPAVRRAARTADAWCAPSSLSVGGLKKRVDDIRNVRDEEGLDGEFGIYVLQHGFVGDSREEAWEEMRDGYLYIQRRYAEIFSGEEVPELPEERKQELKEQAIFGTPEQVIEGLEPYREALGDDIHFIFRTYHPGIGTDAMTECIERLGSEVAPEVR from the coding sequence ATGCAACTCGGCACTGGGCTGTTCACGTGTCAGCGACGGCCGGACGACGACCGGTCGATGACCGAGATTTACGACGAGATGCTCACTCTGGGGCGGGCCATCGAGGACGCCGGACTCGACAGCGCCTGGGTGTCCGAACACCACTTCGCTGAGGACGGCTACCTCTCGGGGACGATGCCCGCACTCGGCGCGCTCGCCGCCGAAACCGATGAGATCGAACTCGGAACCTGCATCGCGCTGGCCCCGCTGTACGACGGGGTGCGGCTGGCCGAGGACGCCGCGACGGTCGATCTCATCTCCGGCGGGCGGCTGACCCTGGGGCTCGCCATCGGATCGAACCCCCGCGAGTTCGACGCCTTCGGCGTCCCGCGCGAGGAGCGCGTCGACCGCCTCGCGGACCAGGTCGACCTGGTCCGTGCCGCGTGGTCGGACGGCCCGCTCGAGTACGACGCCCAGTTCCACGACGTTTCACCCGACGTCTCCGTGACGCCGAAACCCGACTCCGAGATCCCGATTATGCTCGGCGGGGCCGCGAAACCAGCCGTTCGCCGCGCCGCCCGCACGGCCGACGCGTGGTGTGCACCCTCCTCGCTGTCCGTGGGCGGGCTGAAAAAGCGCGTCGACGACATCCGGAACGTTCGCGACGAGGAAGGGCTCGACGGCGAGTTCGGGATCTACGTGCTCCAGCACGGCTTCGTCGGCGACTCCCGCGAGGAGGCCTGGGAGGAGATGAGAGACGGCTACCTCTACATCCAGCGTCGGTACGCCGAGATCTTCTCCGGGGAGGAGGTACCTGAACTCCCCGAAGAACGCAAACAGGAACTGAAGGAGCAGGCCATCTTCGGCACCCCCGAACAGGTGATCGAGGGCCTCGAGCCCTACCGGGAGGCGCTGGGCGACGACATCCACTTCATCTTCAGGACCTACCACCCCGGAATCGGTACCGACGCGATGACGGAGTGTATCGAGCGCCTCGGGAGCGAGGTCGCCCCGGAGGTGCGGTGA
- a CDS encoding class I SAM-dependent methyltransferase — protein sequence MGFHTFPIDRADALEDPSRYRYCSREELVEMLALEADAAVADLGSGTGFYADDVAPFAGTLYAVDVQAEMHEKYREKGLPENVDVVTAGIESLPFDDDHLDAAYSTMTHHEYAGEDAFAELARVIQPGGRLVTVDWSADGPGEDGPSTDERFSLEETTADLEAAGFEILEARNRPETFAVVARR from the coding sequence ATGGGCTTTCATACCTTCCCTATCGACCGGGCAGACGCGCTCGAGGACCCCTCCAGGTACCGGTACTGCTCCCGGGAGGAACTCGTGGAGATGCTGGCTCTCGAGGCCGACGCCGCGGTCGCGGATCTCGGCTCCGGCACCGGGTTCTACGCCGACGACGTCGCCCCGTTCGCCGGCACGCTGTACGCCGTCGACGTCCAGGCGGAGATGCACGAGAAGTACCGCGAGAAGGGGCTCCCCGAGAACGTCGACGTCGTTACCGCGGGCATCGAGTCGCTACCGTTCGACGACGACCACCTCGACGCCGCCTACTCGACGATGACCCACCACGAGTACGCCGGTGAGGACGCCTTCGCTGAACTCGCCCGAGTGATCCAACCCGGCGGGCGGCTCGTCACCGTCGACTGGTCGGCCGACGGCCCCGGCGAAGACGGCCCGTCGACGGACGAACGGTTCTCGCTCGAGGAGACAACCGCCGACCTCGAGGCGGCGGGCTTCGAGATTCTCGAGGCCCGAAACCGACCCGAGACGTTCGCGGTCGTCGCCCGACGGTAG
- a CDS encoding rubrerythrin-like domain-containing protein yields the protein MNRFDPYVPVGSYYECLGCGFRATAAHTPGSCPRCGGPVKNMGIAQE from the coding sequence ATGAACAGGTTCGACCCGTACGTTCCCGTGGGTTCGTACTACGAGTGTCTGGGGTGCGGATTCCGCGCGACGGCGGCGCACACGCCGGGGTCGTGCCCGCGCTGTGGCGGTCCGGTGAAGAACATGGGTATCGCCCAGGAGTGA
- a CDS encoding HAD-IIA family hydrolase: MTGDGYQAAILDVDGTIVRGNALLPGAVDGLATLEEVGVSRLLFSNNPTRGAAHYGEKLAAHGIDVAPEDVLTSATVTAAYLAENHAGERIYLVGEDRLRRILEDAGLSVTTEPTAAEVVVGSIDRDLEFDTLSDALTALEREVPFYGTDPDVTIPTDDGSIPGSGAILAAMEAMGGRQVDAILGKPSAVAAAAAMARLEAPPSETLVVGDRLDTDILLGADAGMDTAVVLTGVTTRATVEDGDVTPDYVLESLGDVGDLLS, from the coding sequence ATGACCGGTGACGGCTACCAGGCGGCGATCCTCGACGTCGACGGGACCATCGTTCGCGGAAACGCGTTGCTCCCCGGTGCGGTCGACGGGCTGGCCACCCTCGAGGAGGTCGGCGTCTCCCGACTGCTCTTTTCGAACAACCCCACCCGTGGCGCAGCCCACTACGGCGAGAAGCTGGCCGCACACGGGATCGACGTCGCACCCGAGGACGTGCTCACCTCGGCGACGGTGACTGCGGCGTACCTCGCTGAAAACCACGCCGGCGAGCGGATCTACCTCGTCGGCGAGGACCGACTCCGACGGATCCTCGAGGACGCCGGACTCTCGGTTACGACCGAGCCGACGGCCGCGGAGGTCGTCGTCGGCTCGATCGATCGCGACCTCGAGTTCGACACCCTTTCGGACGCCCTGACGGCTCTCGAACGTGAGGTTCCCTTCTACGGCACCGACCCGGACGTGACGATTCCGACCGACGACGGCTCGATTCCGGGCTCGGGCGCGATCCTCGCGGCGATGGAAGCGATGGGCGGTCGTCAGGTCGACGCGATCCTCGGAAAACCGTCCGCGGTCGCCGCCGCGGCGGCGATGGCCCGCCTCGAGGCACCGCCCTCGGAGACGCTCGTCGTCGGCGACCGTCTCGACACCGATATTCTGCTCGGCGCGGACGCCGGGATGGATACCGCCGTCGTGCTGACCGGCGTTACGACGCGAGCGACCGTCGAGGACGGCGACGTCACTCCGGATTACGTTCTCGAGTCGCTGGGCGACGTGGGCGACCTCCTCTCGTAG
- a CDS encoding acyl-CoA thioesterase, protein MTDLMETFIENREMVQPNHANMLETAHGGNVMKWMDEIGAMSAMRFSGETCVTARVDQMNFERPIPVGDTAFIEAYVYDAGRSSVKVRLRTYREDLRTREREKTTESYFVFVAIDENRRPTTVPELTVGTEEGRRLREEALANEDDGR, encoded by the coding sequence ATGACCGACCTGATGGAGACGTTCATCGAGAACCGGGAGATGGTCCAGCCAAACCACGCGAACATGCTCGAGACGGCTCACGGGGGGAACGTCATGAAGTGGATGGACGAGATCGGCGCGATGTCGGCGATGCGCTTTTCCGGGGAAACCTGCGTCACCGCCCGCGTCGACCAGATGAACTTCGAGCGCCCGATCCCGGTCGGCGACACCGCCTTCATCGAGGCCTACGTCTACGACGCCGGGCGCTCGAGCGTGAAGGTTCGTCTCCGAACCTACCGCGAGGACCTCCGGACTCGCGAGCGCGAGAAAACCACCGAGTCCTACTTCGTCTTCGTCGCCATCGACGAGAACCGCCGGCCGACGACGGTTCCGGAGCTGACGGTGGGCACCGAGGAGGGGCGCCGACTCCGCGAAGAGGCGCTGGCGAACGAGGACGACGGCCGGTAA